Proteins encoded together in one Zonotrichia leucophrys gambelii isolate GWCS_2022_RI chromosome 1, RI_Zleu_2.0, whole genome shotgun sequence window:
- the LOC135445335 gene encoding trefoil factor 1-like — MDLKVVCALSITLLIALSALAEGSAPPTKCQCKVVPKERTNCGYPGISAAECKKIGCCFNASVPSVPWCYNPKQKKVKKVCPNDPYSRINCGYPRIKAKDCTRKGCCFRPHPAGVPWCFYHRVVEEAC, encoded by the exons ATGGATCTCAAGGTGGTCTGTGCCCTCTCCATCACTCTCCTCATAGCCCTCAGCGCCCTGGCAGAGGGGAGTGCACCTCCAA CAAAATGCCAGTGTAAAGTGGTTCCAAAGGAGAGGACAAACTGTGGCTACCCAGGGATCTCAGCAGCAGAGTGCAAGAAAATTGGGTGCTGCTTCAACGCCTCAGTCCCCAGCGTGCCCTGGTGCTACAACCCCAAACAAAAGAAAG TGAAGAAAGTGTGTCCCAACGACCCCTACAGCAGGATAAACTGTGGCTACCCTCGCATCAAGGCCAAGGACTGCACAAGGAAGGGCTGCTGCTTCAGGCCACACCCCGCCGGTGTCCCCTGGTGCTTCTACCACCGCGTCGTGGAGGAAG CTTGTTAA